Proteins from a single region of Eremothecium gossypii ATCC 10895 chromosome VI, complete sequence:
- the ALG5 gene encoding dolichyl-phosphate beta-glucosyltransferase (Syntenic homolog of Saccharomyces cerevisiae YPL227C (ALG5)), with protein MYSLIGSLLLGGLLAAYTIVYLLSHSPRQAYPEELTYRTVGKDGVVAQHALESVLDEKAGTAGIELSVVVPSYNETGRIESMLQEAVDHLRKVHAGKWEILIVDDGSRDGTSEFCLELAQKLQLEREQMRVVKFTKNRGKGGAVRHGMLHIRGKYGLFADADGASRFSDVEKLLRAIKEGERIQPGNVSIGSRSHMVKTDAVVKRSFIRNFMMYGLHTLVYIFGIRTIGDTQCGFKLFDRKAVQAIFPHLHTEGWIFDVEILILAARKGMKISEIPISWHEVGGSKMVLVKDSINMAIDLVVIRLAYIFGIYGDKATH; from the coding sequence ATGTATTCGCTAATCGGCTCATTGCTACTAGGCGGCCTGCTTGCGGCATACACCATCGTATATCTTCTCTCACACTCCCCGAGGCAAGCATATCCCGAGGAGCTGACGTATCGCACTGTCGGGAAGGATGGTGTCGTTGCGCAACACGCGCTAGAGAGTGTGCTGGATGAGAAGGCGGGTACAGCCGGTATAGAGTTGTCGGTGGTGGTTCCGAGCTACAATGAGACGGGGAGAATTGAGTCCATGCTGCAGGAGGCCGTGGACCACCTTCGAAAGGTGCATGCTGGCAAGTGGGAGATTCTGATTGTGGATGACGGTTCTCGGGATGGCACCAGTGAGTTCTGTCTGGAGCTGGCTCAGAAGCTGCAATTGGAGCGAGAGCAAATGAGGGTGGTGAAGTTCACGAAGAACAGGGGCAAGGGGGGTGCTGTGAGACACGGGATGCTGCATATACGTGGGAAATACGGTCTGTTTGCAGATGCAGACGGCGCAAGTAGATTCAGCGACGTGGAGAAGCTCCTGCGGGCGATCAAGGAGGGAGAGCGGATACAACCCGGGAACGTTTCGATCGGATCGAGATCCCACATGGTGAAAACCGATGCCGTCGTAAAACGCTCTTTCATCAGGAACTTCATGATGTACGGCCTACACACATTGGTCTACATCTTTGGCATCCGGACGATCGGTGACACGCAGTGCGGCTTCAAGCTGTTCGACAGGAAGGCCGTGCAGGCGATTTTCCCCCACCTGCACACAGAAGGATGGATATTCGACGTGGAGATACTGATCCTTGCGGCGCGCAAAGGGATGAAGATTAGCGAAATTCCCATTTCGTGGCATGAAGTCGGAGGCTCGAAAATGGTGTTGGTTAAGGATAGCATCAACATGGCTATAGACCTCGTTGTCATCCGGCTGGCCTATATCTTTGGTATATATGGTGACAAGGCAACGCATTAG
- the USV1 gene encoding Usv1p (Syntenic homolog of Saccharomyces cerevisiae YPL230W (USV1) and YMR182C (RGM1)) has protein sequence MGVQKRTTPGGGSKNQPRSFKCTGYGNCDMSFTRAEHLARHIRKHTGEKPFQCEVCNRFFSRIDNLKQHRESVHSIPTISTTRSKRQSRSKSLQEGAGAVETSFGGVLNTATAVRSASLPTFETQGSASPASPRQAPYIYGAGQPAQATAEPTGPGGHTPRMILPPIFMTTPRAGAAGQPALLRQPLAGTSQQAEMHVARGQQRSYPGYYAGQQPLTPNGSNGSCDRPFNVAWESRIYVAAPLGSATPPALPPPTLHQALSQNPPPYPKVPYGAEYVVDSPPLENTALHSHVIPRNSFMHNPSKIERIAATSPAAADAPGTVPVTVISSKKLAPVLARAQSPPPAGAQRLSTASRDAAPSAAMPAAPAPPAVRAAQDGARVGRISVSSMLS, from the coding sequence ATGGGGGTACAGAAGCGGACCACGCCAGGCGGTGGAAGCAAGAACCAACCGCGATCTTTCAAGTGTACCGGATACGGCAACTGCGACATGTCTTTCACGCGGGCCGAACACCTGGCCCGTCACATACGCAAGCATACGGGTGAGAAACCGTTCCAGTGCGAGGTGTGCAACCGGTTTTTCAGTCGGATAGACAACCTTAAACAGCACCGTGAAAGTGTACACTCGATCCCGACAATATCCACGACGCGCAGTAAGCGGCAGTCACGGAGCAAGTCGTTGCAGGagggcgcgggcgcggtTGAGACGTCGTTCGGCGGCGTGCTGAACACCGCGACTGCAGTGCGTTCGGCGTCACTGCCGACGTTCGAGACGCAGGGCAGTGCATCGCCGGCCTCGCCACGGCAAGCGCCGTACATATATGGCGCGGGGCAGCCGGCGCAGGCGACGGCAGAGCCAACAGGGCCGGGCGGACACACGCCGCGGATGATCCTGCCACCCATCTTCATGAccacgccgcgcgcaggcgcggccggccagccagcactgctgcggcagccgcTGGCCGGCACGTCCCAGCAGGCTGAGATGCACGTCGCGCGCGGGCAGCAGCGCTCGTACCCGGGATACTACGCCGGGCAGCAACCGCTGACGCCCAACGGTTCCAACGGCTCCTGTGACAGGCCTTTCAACGTCGCCTGGGAGTCACGCATATACGTTGCGGCGCCGCTTGGAAGCGCCACTCCGCCGGCCCTTCCGCCGCCGACTCTGCATCAGGCGCTGTCGCAGAACCCCCCGCCCTACCCCAAAGTCCCTTACGGCGCAGAGTACGTCGTCGACTCGCCGCCGCTCGAGAACACCGCGCTGCATTCGCACGTGATCCCCCGCAACTCCTTCATGCACAACCCGTCCAAGATCGAGCGCATCGCAGCCACGTCTCCCGCGGCCGCAGACGCCCCCGGCACAGTCCCGGTCACCGTGATCTCCTCCAAGAAGCTCGCGCCTGTTCTCGCGCGCGCCCAGtccccgccgcccgcgggcgcgcagaGGCTCTCTACGGCCTCGCGCGACGCCGCGCCGTCCGCCGCCATGCCGGCTGCGCCGGCACCCCCTGCAGTGCGCGCAGCCCAAGATGGCGCCCGCGTCGGCAGAATCTCCGTCAGCTCCATGCTGTCGTAG
- a CDS encoding uncharacterized protein (Syntenic homolog of Saccharomyces cerevisiae YMR181C and YPL229W): MASTASPPARRGACCDVVQLSRDPEGLGARGDSCTKFGPSQFGLSITQNRPYRTTEIVAKKLLRCLHVREQRPMPYPTPPLSNASLGTSADGGSAAGLAQQAPAKSYYPLVPDGAQLTPPLLPVSTAGDDAGLYRYHKQISKSFQDDLIYCPRALLSKVELTQCYQLDMLLLMEQQQQAQPSVKFNPYTSQSFNPAGPASPGS; encoded by the coding sequence ATGGCCTCCACTGCCTCGCCACCTGCCCGCCGCGGTGCGTGTTGTGACGTTGTGCAGCTGTCACGTGACCCAGAGGGTTTAGGTGCCAGGGGTGACAGCTGTACGAAATTCGGACCATCTCAGTTTGGCTTATCTATCACGCAGAACAGACCTTATAGGACAACCGAGATCGTTGCAAAGAAGCTATTACGGTGTCTACACGTTCGAGAACAGCGCCCGATGCCATATCCCACACCGCCGCTGTCAAACGCGTCTCTGGGCACGAGCGCTGACGGCGGGAGCGCCGCAgggctggcgcagcaggcgccCGCAAAATCGTACTACCCGCTGGTGCCGGACGGCGCACAGCTCACGCCGCCACTGCTGCCCGTGTCCACGGCCGGCGATGACGCCGGCCTCTACCGCTACCACAAGCAGATCAGCAAGTCGTTCCAGGACGACCTGATCTActgcccgcgcgcgctgctgagCAAAGTCGAGCTGACGCAGTGCTACCAGCTGGACatgctgctgctgatggagcagcagcagcaggcccAGCCGAGTGTCAAGTTCAACCCATATACGTCGCAGAGCTTCAACCCCGCGGGCCCCGCATCGCCCGGCTCCTAG
- the SPT21 gene encoding Spt21p (Syntenic homolog of Saccharomyces cerevisiae YMR179W (SPT21)) — protein sequence MSGGQDALSQMLLKILYTVDNEATSFLTRSREPAPVRVEMVPMSSPPAKVGVRIGIVEVAHVLGEVCKSSPELFQPAAGPAESDYNVYFKDVVEADEPFVSLGLLSKLRGGDADETLVIGRICTNFTSLLPGGGRGCETLEVKMRFSKVLTRSNSHRGSLVKAVPARRMNSAAAARRLPAPVGGPAKRRRDANPLPATKAFRTQSLPIWDNPKNSGIRGGTIAHKIYMADRNKEQQSIQLSQQQQGTLQDRKPTYQVMSLQSDTTVTKFKVDDSISKRFEFMNKPKAKRATAPRQAATSSPAMASGAGKRVHKPKVQQGRGGAAQADSAKQSNTPRDFGALGEDQSLQEFLSQSEIKSDLFELEEQNDESASSNKENVPPSSSSVFQQQLLPTDMDDFFNLDLDHMKNTDDEWFQGLFGTPRDATTCNTMPIEDDNDISQADTASTMVHEAQHSTTVLHNDHLSDLDRTSPIDTLSMPLLDLEPRSNQPAKFVSCADQLKRLPLLIKGKEGATTNTPEDEHLEDDVTSLVIQMSTSPSPEDGDQDALPPKQPQEKHLLCDELPSDCDDDDDDDDERLECMKKRKTMPSSPTSMFQPYRDLDGLGAENRADDTSFIATDDFAMAKLPPHADSTPATHISSADDLKKKKDLTNSDNHYWS from the coding sequence ATGAGCGGTGGGCAGGACGCGCTCAGCCAGATGCTGCTGAAGATATTGTACACGGTGGACAACGAGGCGACGTCTTTTCTGACGCGCAGCCGGGAACCCGCGCCGGTGCGCGTGGAGATGGTGCCGATGAgctcgccgccggcgaAGGTGGGGGTGCGGATTGGGATCGTGGAAGTGGCGCATGTGCTGGGGGAGGTGTGCAAGAGCTCGCCCGAGCTGTTCCagccggcggcggggccTGCGGAGAGCGACTACAACGTGTACTTCAAGGACGTGGTGGAGGCAGACGAGCCGTTCGTGAGCCTGGGGCTGCTGTCGAAGCTGCGGGGGGGCGACGCGGACGAGACGCTGGTTATCGGGCGCATCTGCACGAATTTCacgtcgctgctgccgggcggcgggcggggcTGCGAGACGCTGGAGGTGAAGATGCGGTTTTCGAAGGTGCTGACGCGAAGCAACTCGCACCGCGGGAGCCTGGTGAAGGCGGtgccggcgcggcggatgaacagcgcggcggcggcgcggcggctgccgGCGCCTGTGGGCGGGCCGGCGAAGCGGAGACGCGACGCGAACCCGTTGCCGGCGACGAAGGCCTTCCGGACGCAATCGCTGCCGATCTGGGACAACCCCAAGAACAGCGGCATCCGCGGGGGGACCATAGCGCACAAGATCTACATGGCGGATCGGAACAAGGAGCAGCAGTCCATCCAGCtgtcgcagcagcagcagggcACACTGCAGGACAGGAAGCCGACATACCAAGTCATGTCTCTCCAGAGCGACACGACGGTGACCAAGTTCAAGGTCGACGACTCCATCAGCAAGCGTTTCGAGTTCATGAACAAGCCGAAGGCCAAGCGCGCGACCGCGCCGCGGCAGGCGGCGACCAGCAGCCCTGCAATGGCCTCGGGCGCCGGCAAGCGCGTGCACAAGCCCAAGGTGCAGCagggccgcggcggcgccgcgcagGCCGATTCGGCGAAGCAGAGTAATACGCCCAGGGACTTCGGTGCGCTCGGAGAAGACCAATCGCTGCAGGAATTCCTGTCGCAGTCCGAGATTAAGAGCGATCTGTTCGAACTGGAGGAGCAGAACGACGAGAGCGCAAGCTCCAACAAGGAGAACGTACCCCCGAGCTCCTCGTCGGTgttccagcagcagcttctgcCCACAGATATGGACGACTTTTTCAACCTCGACCTCGACCATATGAAGAACACCGATGATGAGTGGTTCCAGGGCCTGTTCGGCACTCCTCGGGACGCGACCACCTGCAACACCATGCCCATCGAGGACGACAACGACATCTCGCAGGCAGACACCGCATCCACCATGGTGCACGAAGCTCAGCACTCGACGACCGTCCTCCATAACGACCATCTCAGCGACCTGGACAGGACGTCACCCATCGATACGCTGTCAAtgccgctgctggaccTCGAGCCTCGCTCAAACCAGCCCGCAAAGTTCGTGAGCTGTGCAGACCAGCTGAAGCGGCTGCCGTTGTTGATCAAGGGTAAGGAAGGCGCAACTACCAACACACCTGAGGACGAACACCTGGAGGACGACGTTACCTCGCTTGTCATCCAGATGAGCACCTCGCCGTCCCCCGAAGACGGGGACCAGGATGCACTGCCTCCGAAGCAGCCCCAGGAGAAACACCTGCTGTGCGACGAGCTACCATCCGACTGtgacgatgacgacgacgatgacgacgaACGCCTTGAGTGTATGAAAAAACGCAAGACCATGCCCTCATCACCCACCTCCATGTTTCAGCCGTACCGCGACCTTGATGGCCTCGGTGCTGAGAACCGCGCTGACGACACCAGCTTCATAGCTACTGATGACTTTGCCATGGCAAAACTACCCCCGCATGCAGACTCCACACCAGCTACACACATTAGTTCTGCTGACGACCTTAAAAAGAAAAAGGATCTTACGAACAGTGACAACCATTATTGGTCATGA
- the CET1 gene encoding polynucleotide 5'-phosphatase (Syntenic homolog of Saccharomyces cerevisiae YPL228W (CET1) and YMR180C (CTL1)) produces MSSEKQEGSPRRVLSLSDLVNREDSKDASGNTAGAALKPLSNDEVRRRLAHEDYSSNTASQVDDETDTDDGLGEVAFDRADFRFDFEGQERSGGRASGEAEAESGGPGHEKATQQPSDAIATSPDRESTEPRAMDIFEERASLESKKNNLRKDLRVLNEIASTARPGRYKVAPIWAQKWKPTVRALQNVNSKDLMKIDVSFTQVIPDDDLTKSVQDWVYATLLSIPPEQRQYVEVEMKFGILMDRSSDSQRVTPPVSSQTVYMEADARMKPDVDERVFVELNRYVKGISELTENTGKFNIIESHNKDEMYRAGINTQRPRFLRMSKDVKTGRVGEFIEKRRISQLLLFSPKDSYDVKISINVELPVPENDPPEKYMGQAPLNSRTKERISYIHNDSCTRIDITKVTNHNKGKRDDAEVTHEIELELNSQALLAAFDKIAQDSKDYATIVRTFLNNGTIIRRKLTSLSYEIFEGGKKVV; encoded by the coding sequence ATGTCGAGCGAAAAGCAAGAGGGCTCCCCGAGAAGGGTACTTTCGCTGTCAGATCTCGTCAATCGTGAGGATAGCAAGGATGCTAGTGGTAAcacggcgggcgcggcaCTGAAGCCGCTCTCAAACGACGAAGTCAGGAGGCGGCTGGCGCACGAGGACTACAGTTCGAATACGGCGTCGCAGGTGGACGACGAAACAGACACGGATGACGGGCTCGGGGAGGTGGCTTTCGACCGGGCGGATTTCCGGTTTGATTTCGAGGGCCAGGAGAGaagcggcgggcgggcgaGCGGAGAAGCCGAGGCAGAGAGTGGGGGTCCAGGGCACGAAAAAGCGACGCAGCAGCCAAGTGACGCTATCGCCACCTCGCCGGACAGGGAGAGCACAGAGCCACGAGCGATGGACATCTTCGAAGAAAGGGCTTCGCTGGAGTCGAAGAAGAACAATCTGCGCAAGGACCTGCGGGTACTGAACGAGATTGCGTCGACGGCCCGGCCGGGGCGGTACAAGGTGGCGCCGATCTGGGCGCAGAAGTGGAAGCCGACCGTGCGGGCGCTGCAGAACGTGAACTCGAAGGACCTGATGAAGATCGATGTATCGTTCACGCAGGTGATACCGGACGACGACCTGACGAAGTCGGTGCAGGACTGGGTGTACGCGACGCTGCTGAGCATCCCGCCCGAGCAGCGGCAGTACGTGGAGGTGGAAATGAAGTTTGGGATTCTGATGGACAGAAGCTCGGACTCGCAGCGGGTGACGCCGCCGGTGTCCTCCCAGACGGTGTACATGGAGGCAGACGCGCGGATGAAGCCGGACGTGGACGAGCGGGTCTTTGTGGAGCTGAACCGCTACGTCAAGGGCATATCCGAGCTGACGGAGAACACGGGCAAGTTTAACATCATCGAGTCGCACAACAAAGACGAGATGTACCGTGCCGGGATTAACACGCAGCGGCCGCGGTTCCTGCGTATGAGCAAGGACGTCAAGACTGGCCGTGTGGGCGAGTTCATCGAAAAGCGGCGGATCTCGCAGCTCCTGCTCTTTTCCCCCAAAGATAGCTACGATGTCAAGATTTCGATCAACGTGGAACTGCCTGTACCGGAGAACGATCCTCCCGAGAAGTACATGGGCCAGGCGCCGCTGAATTCTCGAACCAAAGAGCGCATTAGTTACATACACAATGACTCGTGCACCCGCATAGACATTACGAAGGTTACCAACCACAACAAGGGCAAGCGTGACGATGCAGAGGTGACGCACGAGATCGAGCTAGAACTCAACTCACAGGCGTTGCTCGCTGCCTTCGACAAAATTGCGCAGGATAGTAAAGACTATGCCACCATCGTTCGCACATTCCTGAATAATGGAACCATTATCAGGAGGAAGCTGACCTCTCTCTCTTACGAGATTTTCGAGGGTGGCAAGAAGGTTGTGTAG